The Balaenoptera acutorostrata chromosome 6, mBalAcu1.1, whole genome shotgun sequence genome includes the window caccagggaagccccaggactgaGGTTATTGAGAACCTCGTTGCCCTTGCCTTTTTCCACAGCAGGGGAAAGATGAGGCTACTTTTCTCCAAGAGGAGGCAGGCAAGAAGGATTCACTTCAGTCAGGTGGGTTTTGCAGAAGTCTGTACTTGGGGGGGATTAAGGGACAGCAGAAGGTAGGTAACCAttgctctccttttctcccttacCCCCAGAGCAACAGCTGGCCCAGCTGACACAACAGCTGGCCCAGACAGAACAACACCTGAACAGTCTGATGGCCCAGCTGGAGCCCCTTTTTGAGCGGTAAGGAGAGCACTGACCCTGTGGCCAGGGGAACTTGTGGTAGGTGGGAGAGGTGGGCACAGAGATTGGGCAGCCTCTGAGTGGACATATCTGCAGTGTGACTACCCTGGCTGGAGCCCAGCAGGAGCTTTTGCACATGAAGCTACAGGCCATCCACCAGCTGCTACAAGAGAGCAAACCAAACAAGGGTGTGGAGGTTCCAGAACCAGGTACAGGGCTGGGAGGTGAGAGTCTGGTGGAGGTAGAGACAAAGCCTCTGAAACTGGAACGTGCCTGATCTTCCTCTTCACAGAGGCCAGCACACCCTTTCCTGAGGACTTATGTATAGAGGAGGACGAGGAAGAGGCTGGTGACAGTCAGGCCTGGGAGGAGCCCCTAAACTGGAGCACAGGGACGAGGAAGCTAGCTACTCCCAGGGAAATGGAGCAGGGGCTAAGGAGAAGATGCCGGAAGGCTGCAGCAAAGGGCCCCAGTCACCGCCCCCACCGGGAAGGAGGGACAACAGCTGACAGTTTAGTAAAACAGAGTCTGTTTTTGTGACTGGATGCTCCTGTGTGCTTTTTCCATTTcagctggacacacacacacacacacacacacacacacacacacccacacacacacacacccacccacccacccacccacccacccacccatacTAGGTGCCTGAAAACAACCGGGCCTTCTTGAAAAGCTTCCCTTATTAGGACATAAAGAGGCTGTCTTCCAGTGCAGGAGCTGAGAAGACAGAGGGAGCTCCAGTCCTTCTCTTTGTATTCCTGAGGTCACCGTCATGCCAGCCTTCAGGGCACAAAAATCCCTTTTCTCATATTGCATAGCTGAGATAAAAAGGCTTCTCCAAAAAACTTTACTAAAAtcctgtgggaaaataaattatagaaactACATACAACATAAAAATAGCTGGTTCAGCTGAGGTTCAGTTGGGTCAGGTTTGGTGTCCTGATTCTTAAGAGCTGGTCAAATGACATGGCGTGTCTCGGTCTCACGCAAACACAGAATGACCCTTCTCAAACCATGAAGAGTCTGTGTTTTGTTAGTACTGAAGAAGATTCCTTTGTACTTCCGACTCTGACCTCTCCCTGAGGTATCCTGGACTCAAATTTGTAAGATTCCTCTAGTTCTTCTGGCTGCTGTGGAGAGAAGACAGTTCAGGCACTGGCATGAGCACGCTATTCTGACAAAACCACCCAGGGTGTTGGATGGGggagtggggtgaggtgggggtgagCTCCAGACGTGAGAGAGGCTCCAGACTGCTGCCTCCAGCTCGTGGGCCTCACCACAGCACTCTTCCTGAGGGACAGTAACTTACCTGCTGGCCAAAGTCAGACTGTGGTGCCAGTGCGACAGCTCCTCCTGGTCTGTGGACATAAGCAGTAGCTTCTCGTGGGGAAAGGACAGCTAGGGAGAGACCACCTCTTAGCACATGGCTCAGAAAGGTCCTGCCTTAAGCTAAAGGCCCTGCTGTTTCCATTGAGGTAATTTAGGGCTGAAGTGAGAACCAGCTATGAACCCCAAGCCCTACTATGCTCTCAATGTAGGTGGCTCAGTTCCTGTGAGGGGGGCCCAGGCCTAGGAGATGAATGGTGCACAGGCACTTGAGGTATATTTTGGGCCTCTCCTACCTCACCTAGGGCTCTCGCCTGTTACTTACGCTGAGCAGTCCACCACAGGGGCCTCCTGAGTGGCCAAAGACCCTGTGGAGTTGACACTCGGCCATAGGGTAGAGGGCCTGGCAAGCAAAGGTGCCACTCTGCAGCAGATGCAATGGAGGTCGAGGCTTGGCCATGAGGAGTGCatcagagaagaggaagaacatTCGGGGCCGAGGCTCCCCTCGGGGAGGCACCACCAGCAGCCAACCCTGGCGTAGGAACCAGCGACCTGGGGGATGGGAGAGCTGTTATTCTGATGCAGCTTCAGGACCATGATGCACGGAATAGAAGGAAAGGGAGGCTGAGGAAATGGGGGGTATGTGCTGGCAAAAGagaggatgggggggtgggaaaaGGGCAGTTTGAGGATTGAGGGGAAGCACACAGACTACCTGAGACAAGCCCCTTTGCCTGCCGTCCACTGAGCAGAGCCTGGACACGCTGGAGGTGCTGGTCATTCTTCTGTTTCTGACTGATGGTGTGGACTCTCTGGGCAGTCTCACTTATCCGCCGGGCAGCCCCTGCAATAATATTCCATGCCCCACTCCCAGCACAACTTTGACTTTGGGTGAATGGTGGTGGTGAAAGACAGGCTATTCCAGAGAGGACCAGGGTCAGAGTCTAACTTCTTGAAGAGTATGCAGGGCAATAGGAACATTGTATACAAGTCATTGGAAGACAGGGGCATATCAGACATTGTTGGAGGTCAGAACCAGAAATGGATACAAGAGAAGCAGTCTCCAAGGACTGCTGTGGAGGAGCAAAAACATACTTGTGAGCTGTTCATGGTCAGGGCTGTTGGGACCTGTGTTTTCAGCCAAAGCAATGGCAAGATTCTCATACCTGGAATTAGACAGTTGGAAGTTATGAGGGGAAGTAGAGCTGGGCAGAGTTTCCTCTGCCTGACACACAGATCACCCCCTATACAAACTTCAGTTGCAAAGCCAGGAAAGACCTGCTTGTGGCTATTTTATTCCCCTCTTTCATCTGAGACTCAGAACCTGGGTTCACACCACATGGCCCGCTTCCATTCCACATTGAAGAGTCAGAGGGGCAGACTGACCAAGGTTCAGGAGGCCAGATCCCAAGGTGAAAGTTAATCAACTTAAGGAGGATGCTACAGACAACTGACTGTAAGTTCTTAACTCATTCACAGGGACAAATTCTAAGCTAGGCGAGCCTTTCATCTCCAGAAACCCTGTTGCTATCCTTATTACAGGCCCCTCACTTCAGTGTATTGTGTTCCACAatcccagctaagggcctgaggCTGCACAGCCCGGGTACTCCAGTGGGTTCACATTTACTCTTGCAAAAAGTTTTTGGGAGCAATTTGTCACAGGAGAGACACAGTGGGACAGATCCCATGGAATCCCACAAAGCTGAGAGCAGCAATCATACAGACTCAGAATTCTAAGAGAAGTTGGCTGAGTCAGGGTGAGTTCACTCACTGCTGGAGCCTCTgcagaggcagagggagcaggTCCTGGAGCTGAAAGCCCCCAAACTCAGGGCGACCTTCCTGAAGTCGCACAAACCTCCGGAAacgtttgttcttctttaattgCTCCTAGAGTGACGGGGAAAGGGTTGGCAGCAGGGAGAGAAGCCTCTCCTACTACTGTATTCTTCGGTGTACACATCCCCAGCCCTCAGGAAGCTGTGTGCTCCTGAGAGAACCCCGTCTCCCTACAGGGAACTTAGTACAGAGCTGGGCACCCACAGGGCTCTATAAACGCAAGAACGGTGTGAATGAAGTTTGGGTCTCCAGATGAAGAGGCAATGTacggaggaagaggggaaggaggactTGAGGTCATCTTCAGGTTACCTGCAGGGTGGTCCGGGACCTCTCAGCGTTGGCAGCAAATTGGGTGTAGAGCTCCAGGTGGGGGCAGAAGCCCTCCAGCCCCTGTCCCCAGCGCCCTCCTTCGAGGTTGGGAAGCAGCTCTCTGCGTAGGTCAGGACAATAAAAGAGCAGCCCAAGAACTACTCAAGCACCACCTCTTTTAATTCTCCTACCCCTGCCCCGGAGGTAGTGCTATTACGCCATTTTACGGGTGGAGAACTGGGGCAGAGTAAGGCACTGGGCCAAGACCACAAGTGAGGTAACTGGCAGACTCCGAATGTGAACCGGGGTCGCTCCGACTCTGAGCTCCGTGCACTGCCAGAGGCCAGagctctccctccttctttcccacGCCCCTTCTACTCACTGGCTGGCGCCGTAAATGAGATCCCAGGGCCCAAACAGGGCCTGGCGCTCTGGTGGTCGCAGGGTGCCCTTGGCTCTCAGAATCCCCACGAAGTACTGCGGAAGGAGAGAATACCGGTATGCAGTCCGCAGAAACGTGAAGCCAGTGCCAAGGCGCCGCTAGAAACTCTGTTGTAAGTCGGCCTGAGCTCCCTACGTGCAGGCGTCCAGGTCAGGACCCACGATACCCCAGTCAGGGTCACCGACCTCGTAGGGGCCCTCCCACACCCTGAGGTTCCCGCCCCTACGGGAGGGTGTGCGGGCCCCGCACCGTGGCCACCAGCCCCAGCTGTTCCTGGTAGCGCCGCTCGGTCTTCAGCAGCTCCCGGGCAGTGCAGGCGCGTTTCCGCTCCCAGCGGGCACGCTGCTCTTGCACCGGGCACCGTGCGCTGGGGCCCGGGCTCTCCATGCCGGACTGAGGGGTCGACACTTGCAGCCGCAGCCCGCCGGAGATTCAAATTCCAACGGCTCCGGGGGCGGGGCCGTGGGGGCGGGGCCTTGGAGAGGAGCGCGCCCTCTGGCGCCT containing:
- the CCDC107 gene encoding coiled-coil domain-containing protein 107 isoform X1 — encoded protein: MASVVSLVGSLGLLLVSALPEVLGDRPSPDRRAHSGDAAQVGPGATETRRRPPPPPPPKNQRERAWAGALPLGALYTAAAVAFVLYKCLQQGKDEATFLQEEAGKKDSLQSEQQLAQLTQQLAQTEQHLNSLMAQLEPLFERVTTLAGAQQELLHMKLQAIHQLLQESKPNKGVEVPEPEASTPFPEDLCIEEDEEEAGDSQAWEEPLNWSTGTRKLATPREMEQGLRRRCRKAAAKGPSHRPHREGGTTADSLVKQSLFL
- the CCDC107 gene encoding coiled-coil domain-containing protein 107 isoform X2 — protein: MASVVSLVGSLGLLLVSALPEVLGDRPSPDRRAHSGDAAQVGPGATETRRRPPPPPPPKNQRERAWAGALPLGALYTAAAVAFVLYKCLQGKDEATFLQEEAGKKDSLQSEQQLAQLTQQLAQTEQHLNSLMAQLEPLFERVTTLAGAQQELLHMKLQAIHQLLQESKPNKGVEVPEPEASTPFPEDLCIEEDEEEAGDSQAWEEPLNWSTGTRKLATPREMEQGLRRRCRKAAAKGPSHRPHREGGTTADSLVKQSLFL
- the ARHGEF39 gene encoding rho guanine nucleotide exchange factor 39 isoform X1 yields the protein MRFSWQLRTLRPARSLQAPEGALLSKAPPPRPRPRSRWNLNLRRAAAASVDPSVRHGEPGPQRTVPGARAACPLGAETRLHCPGAAEDRAALPGTAGAGGHGAGPAHPPVGAGTSGCGRAPTRSVTLTGVSWVLTWTPARRELRPTYNRVSSGALALASRFCGLHTESCFPTSKEGAGDRGWRASAPTWSSTPNLLPTLRGPGPPCRYENLAIALAENTGPNSPDHEQLTRAARRISETAQRVHTISQKQKNDQHLQRVQALLSGRQAKGLVSGRWFLRQGWLLVVPPRGEPRPRMFFLFSDALLMAKPRPPLHLLQSGTFACQALYPMAECQLHRVFGHSGGPCGGLLSLSFPHEKLLLMSTDQEELSHWHHSLTLASSSQKN
- the ARHGEF39 gene encoding rho guanine nucleotide exchange factor 39 isoform X3, with amino-acid sequence MESPGPSARCPVQEQRARWERKRACTARELLKTERRYQEQLGLVATYFVGILRAKGTLRPPERQALFGPWDLIYGASQELLPNLEGGRWGQGLEGFCPHLELYTQFAANAERSRTTLQEQLKKNKRFRRFVRLQEGRPEFGGFQLQDLLPLPLQRLQQYENLAIALAENTGPNSPDHEQLTRAARRISETAQRVHTISQKQKNDQHLQRVQALLSGRQAKGLVSGRWFLRQGWLLVVPPRGEPRPRMFFLFSDALLMAKPRPPLHLLQSGTFACQALYPMAECQLHRVFGHSGGPCGGLLSLSFPHEKLLLMSTDQEELSHWHHSLTLASSSQKN
- the ARHGEF39 gene encoding rho guanine nucleotide exchange factor 39 isoform X2, producing the protein MRFSWQLRTLRPARSLQAPEGALLSKAPPPRPRPRSRWNLNLRRAAAASVDPSVRHGEPGPQRTVPGARAACPLGAETRLHCPGAAEDRAALPGTAGAGGHGAGPAHPPVGAGTSGCGRAPTRSVTLTGVSWVLTWTPARRELRPTYNRVSSGALALASRFCGLHTESCFPTSKEGAGDRGWRASAPTWSSTPNLLPTLRGPGPPCRYENLAIALAENTGPNSPDHEQLTRAARRISETAQRVHTISQKQKNDQHLQRVQALLSGRQAKGLVSGRWFLRQGWLLVVPPRGEPRPRMFFLFSDALLMAKPRPPLHLLQSGTFACQALYPMAECQLHRVFGHSGGPCGGLLSLSFPHEKLLLMSTDQEELSHWHHSLTLASSQKN